One Leisingera sp. M658 genomic window carries:
- a CDS encoding MFS transporter, producing MFKPMPLLEARSLPFWRRPTVLLFVMALAMPIAFNAWSALLNNFVIEAAQFDGADIGLLHTVREIPGFLAVGVIAVILFVREQVLGLISLALLGVATAVTAWFPSLGGLLMVTLLSSIGFHYYETVNQSLQLQWLSKEKAPQTLGWLVAAGSAATLVVYGLIVLTWDRFDLAYNTVFLAAGGATALIAVFALFAYPQFDAPHPQTKKLILRKRYWLYYALQFMAGARRQIFVVFAGFMMVEKFGFDVHELTGLYLINLVINIVLAPMLGKAVAMFGERRTLIFEYAGLAIVFAAYGGIYWFGWGVAVAAVLYVIDHVLFALALALKTYFQKIADPGDIAPTAAVAFTINHIAAVFLPVLLGFLWVLSPGMVFVLAAAMALVSLSLSLLIPRHPEPGNETIFSKYANPAPAE from the coding sequence ATGTTCAAGCCCATGCCCCTGCTTGAGGCGCGAAGCCTCCCCTTCTGGCGCCGTCCCACGGTGCTGCTGTTTGTGATGGCGCTGGCGATGCCGATCGCCTTTAATGCCTGGAGCGCATTGCTCAACAATTTCGTAATCGAGGCAGCGCAATTCGACGGCGCCGATATTGGCCTGTTGCACACGGTGCGGGAGATCCCGGGTTTCCTGGCGGTGGGCGTGATTGCGGTGATCCTGTTTGTGCGCGAGCAGGTGCTGGGGCTGATTTCGCTTGCCTTGCTGGGAGTGGCCACAGCTGTCACCGCCTGGTTCCCGTCGCTGGGCGGGCTGCTGATGGTGACGCTGCTCAGCTCTATCGGCTTTCATTATTATGAGACGGTGAACCAGTCGCTGCAGCTGCAGTGGCTGTCCAAGGAGAAAGCGCCGCAGACGCTGGGCTGGCTGGTGGCTGCGGGATCAGCGGCGACGCTGGTGGTCTATGGCCTCATCGTGCTGACCTGGGACCGGTTTGATCTGGCCTATAACACCGTGTTTCTGGCTGCAGGCGGGGCAACGGCGCTGATCGCTGTGTTTGCACTGTTTGCCTATCCGCAGTTCGATGCGCCGCACCCGCAGACCAAGAAGCTGATCCTGCGCAAACGCTATTGGCTGTACTACGCGCTGCAGTTCATGGCCGGCGCGCGGCGGCAGATCTTTGTGGTTTTTGCAGGCTTCATGATGGTCGAAAAATTCGGCTTTGATGTGCATGAGCTGACCGGGCTTTACCTGATCAATCTGGTGATCAACATCGTCTTGGCGCCAATGCTGGGCAAGGCAGTGGCCATGTTCGGCGAACGGCGCACTCTGATCTTTGAATATGCCGGATTGGCAATTGTCTTTGCGGCCTATGGCGGGATCTACTGGTTCGGCTGGGGCGTGGCTGTTGCGGCGGTGCTCTACGTGATCGACCATGTGCTGTTTGCCTTGGCGCTGGCGCTGAAAACCTATTTCCAGAAAATCGCCGATCCCGGGGATATTGCACCGACCGCAGCGGTGGCCTTTACCATTAACCATATTGCAGCGGTGTTTCTGCCGGTGCTGCTGGGTTTTTTGTGGGTATTGTCGCCCGGAATGGTCTTTGTCCTGGCGGCGGCCATGGCGCTGGTGTCGCTATCCCTGTCGCTGCTGATCCCGCGCCATCCGGAACCTGGCAATGAGACCATCTTCAGCAAATACGCAAACCCGGCGCCGGCAGAATAG
- a CDS encoding DUF484 family protein has translation MSSSANLETQLREAILAKPDAVLQDQHLMNALVAANERAMGSNVVDLRGIAMERMAARLDRLEDTHRSVIAAAYDNLAGTNLIHRAVLRLLEPQGFTGFLACLEQDMPEILRVQSLALVLETAQPGGAEIERKSGALKLSGPGFTESYAGQPRSQRIVTLRQTQGGSPRVYGAKAEWIRSEACLMLDLGEGRLPGMLVMGSEDPHQFSPMQGTDLLAFFAGVFERAMRCWLS, from the coding sequence ATGAGCAGTTCAGCCAACCTGGAAACCCAGTTGCGCGAGGCGATCCTCGCCAAACCCGACGCCGTGCTGCAAGACCAGCACCTGATGAATGCCCTTGTCGCCGCCAATGAGCGGGCAATGGGCTCCAACGTTGTTGATCTGCGCGGCATCGCGATGGAGCGGATGGCGGCGCGGCTCGACCGGCTGGAGGATACCCACCGCTCGGTGATTGCCGCGGCCTATGACAATCTGGCCGGCACCAACCTGATCCACCGCGCCGTGCTGCGGTTGCTGGAACCGCAGGGCTTTACCGGCTTTCTGGCCTGCCTGGAACAGGATATGCCGGAGATCCTGCGCGTGCAGTCCCTGGCGCTGGTGCTCGAGACCGCCCAGCCCGGCGGGGCCGAGATTGAACGCAAGTCCGGCGCCCTGAAGCTGTCAGGCCCCGGCTTCACCGAAAGCTATGCCGGCCAGCCCCGCAGCCAGCGCATTGTGACCCTGCGCCAGACCCAGGGCGGCAGCCCGCGTGTTTATGGGGCAAAAGCCGAATGGATCCGCTCCGAGGCCTGCCTGATGCTGGATCTGGGCGAAGGCCGCCTGCCCGGCATGCTGGTGATGGGGTCCGAAGACCCGCATCAGTTCTCGCCGATGCAGGGCACCGATCTGCTCGCTTTCTTTGCCGGCGTCTTTGAACGCGCGATGCGCTGCTGGCTGTCATGA
- a CDS encoding phosphatidylcholine/phosphatidylserine synthase has translation MTPQIRALSVHLLTATGAVFAMLAMLAAADGKWSLMFVWLVIAFAVDGVDGPLARHYHVKRYSPEFDGVLLDLIIDYLTYVFIPAFALFQSGLMAGWTGWFAIIVITFGSAMYFADTRMKTKDNSFAGFPGCWNMLVLVIFALEPSHWTILVLVTLLSAAMFLPLKFIHPVRTARWRKVSLPMALAWTFFAGWAAWVDFHPASWAHWGLVVTSVYLLFVGIAQQIAPERRRKSTAV, from the coding sequence ATGACACCTCAGATCCGCGCCCTCTCCGTTCATCTGCTGACTGCAACCGGTGCCGTGTTCGCCATGCTGGCGATGCTGGCAGCGGCGGACGGCAAGTGGAGCCTGATGTTTGTCTGGCTGGTGATTGCATTTGCCGTTGACGGCGTCGACGGCCCGCTGGCCCGGCATTACCATGTCAAACGCTACTCGCCGGAATTCGACGGGGTGCTGCTGGATCTGATCATCGACTACCTGACCTATGTTTTCATTCCGGCCTTTGCGCTGTTCCAATCGGGATTGATGGCAGGCTGGACCGGCTGGTTTGCAATCATCGTCATCACCTTTGGCAGCGCGATGTATTTTGCTGACACAAGAATGAAGACCAAGGACAATTCCTTTGCCGGCTTTCCCGGCTGCTGGAATATGCTGGTGCTGGTGATCTTTGCGCTGGAGCCGAGCCATTGGACCATCCTGGTGCTGGTGACCCTGCTGTCCGCCGCTATGTTCCTGCCGCTGAAGTTCATTCACCCGGTGCGCACCGCGCGCTGGCGCAAGGTGTCATTGCCCATGGCGCTCGCCTGGACCTTCTTTGCCGGCTGGGCCGCCTGGGTTGATTTCCACCCCGCCAGCTGGGCGCATTGGGGGTTGGTGGTGACGTCGGTCTACCTGCTGTTTGTCGGCATTGCCCAGCAGATCGCGCCGGAACGGCGGCGCAAATCCACAGCGGTTTGA
- a CDS encoding tyrosine recombinase XerC, which translates to MTLISPACRDALQLWLERLGGLEAASANTLAAYRSDVSAFLAFMTGHSGGPQGLGALARITTADMRAWMASERGSGTGARSLARKLSAVKTFYRWLAEREGFEPAAVLSARAPKFQKKLPRPLAPDAAKAVLETVELQSQTDWVAARDVAVVTLLYGCGLRISEALNLTGSDAPLPPVLRILGKGKKERIVPVLPAARDSVDRYLALCPHPQEAQAPLFRGVRGGALNPRQIQGVMARTRAQLGLPATATPHALRHSFATHLLEAGGDLRAIQELLGHASLSTTQAYTAVDTTHLMDVYMRTHPKA; encoded by the coding sequence ATGACATTGATCTCCCCGGCCTGCCGCGATGCCCTGCAGCTCTGGCTGGAGCGCTTGGGCGGGCTGGAGGCCGCCTCGGCCAACACGCTGGCTGCCTACCGCAGCGATGTCAGCGCTTTCCTGGCCTTCATGACCGGACACTCCGGCGGCCCGCAAGGGCTGGGTGCTCTGGCGCGGATCACCACTGCCGATATGCGTGCCTGGATGGCCTCGGAGCGCGGTTCGGGCACCGGTGCCCGCTCGCTGGCGCGCAAGCTATCGGCAGTGAAAACCTTTTACCGCTGGCTGGCGGAGCGCGAAGGGTTTGAGCCTGCCGCGGTGCTTTCTGCCAGGGCGCCGAAATTCCAAAAGAAACTGCCCCGCCCGCTGGCGCCGGATGCCGCCAAGGCGGTGCTGGAAACGGTGGAGCTGCAATCGCAGACCGATTGGGTTGCAGCCCGCGACGTGGCGGTAGTGACACTGCTTTACGGCTGCGGGTTGCGGATCTCAGAAGCACTGAACCTGACGGGCTCCGACGCGCCGCTGCCGCCGGTGCTGCGTATTCTGGGCAAGGGTAAAAAGGAGCGGATTGTGCCGGTTCTGCCAGCAGCGCGCGACTCGGTGGACCGCTACCTTGCGCTCTGCCCGCATCCGCAGGAGGCGCAAGCACCGCTGTTCCGCGGTGTGCGGGGCGGGGCGCTGAACCCGCGCCAGATCCAAGGGGTGATGGCCCGGACCCGCGCCCAGCTGGGGCTGCCCGCGACGGCAACACCGCACGCGCTGCGCCACAGCTTTGCCACCCACCTGCTGGAGGCCGGCGGCGATTTGCGGGCCATTCAGGAGTTGCTGGGGCACGCGTCCCTGTCGACCACTCAGGCCTATACGGCGGTGGATACCACGCATCTGATGGACGTCTACATGCGGACCCACCCAAAGGCATGA
- a CDS encoding GDCCVxC domain-containing (seleno)protein — MSATDPEKPVLTSVLTCPACGHEAAEEMPQDACQWFHECPACSALLRPKHGDCCVFCSYGSIPCPPVQTGRNCCG, encoded by the coding sequence ATGTCTGCAACTGACCCTGAAAAACCCGTCCTGACCAGTGTTCTTACCTGCCCTGCTTGCGGGCATGAGGCCGCAGAAGAGATGCCGCAAGACGCCTGCCAATGGTTTCATGAATGCCCGGCCTGCAGCGCCCTGCTGCGGCCAAAACATGGGGATTGCTGCGTTTTCTGCTCCTATGGCAGCATCCCCTGCCCGCCGGTACAGACAGGCAGAAACTGCTGCGGCTAG
- a CDS encoding YeeE/YedE family protein — protein sequence MDLVPLVEHIGEAPAAALFGLLTGAVFGVAAQRSRFCLRAATVEFASGRLGDKVAVWLLTFSTAVVWVQAAQMLDLMDSADARMMAVPGSWSGAILGGLMFGGGMVLARGCSGRLLVLAATGNLRSVVSGLIFAVIAQMSLSGLLSPARDWLAGLWITEGGRNLDLLAALGLPKAGGLVLGLATAALALVLAQRNRIGAARLVFASGVGFAVALGWALTYALSQVSFDPVQIESATFTGPSAHTLMFFLDRNAVLEFDIGLVPGVFIGAMLAAALAGEMKLQAFDSPSTMRKAMIGAALMGFGGMLAGGCAIGAGVTGGSIFTGTAWAALFCMWAGAVATSMLTRDHAESLRV from the coding sequence ATGGATCTGGTTCCTCTGGTTGAACATATCGGCGAGGCCCCTGCCGCCGCGTTGTTCGGGCTTCTGACCGGCGCTGTCTTCGGGGTGGCGGCGCAAAGATCGCGCTTCTGCCTGCGGGCAGCTACGGTGGAATTCGCCAGCGGCCGCCTGGGGGACAAGGTTGCGGTTTGGCTGCTGACCTTCTCCACGGCTGTTGTCTGGGTGCAGGCGGCGCAGATGCTTGACCTGATGGACAGCGCCGATGCCCGGATGATGGCGGTGCCCGGCAGCTGGTCCGGCGCCATCCTGGGCGGGCTGATGTTCGGCGGCGGAATGGTGCTGGCACGCGGCTGTTCCGGGCGGCTCCTGGTGCTGGCAGCCACCGGCAACCTGCGCTCGGTTGTGTCGGGGCTGATCTTCGCCGTCATCGCGCAGATGAGCCTGTCCGGCCTGCTGTCGCCTGCCCGGGACTGGCTTGCCGGGCTCTGGATTACCGAAGGCGGGCGCAATCTGGATCTCCTGGCCGCGCTTGGGCTGCCGAAGGCGGGCGGGCTGGTACTGGGCCTAGCCACCGCCGCCCTGGCACTGGTGCTCGCGCAGCGCAACCGGATTGGCGCGGCAAGACTGGTCTTTGCCTCCGGCGTTGGATTTGCAGTCGCGCTGGGGTGGGCGCTGACTTATGCGCTCAGTCAGGTCAGCTTTGATCCGGTGCAAATCGAGAGCGCCACCTTCACCGGGCCATCGGCGCACACATTGATGTTCTTCCTCGACCGGAATGCGGTTCTCGAGTTTGACATCGGCCTGGTTCCCGGCGTGTTCATCGGCGCAATGCTGGCCGCTGCGCTGGCCGGAGAAATGAAGCTGCAGGCTTTTGACAGCCCCTCCACCATGCGCAAGGCAATGATTGGCGCGGCTTTGATGGGCTTTGGCGGCATGCTGGCCGGCGGCTGCGCGATCGGAGCAGGCGTCACCGGCGGTTCGATTTTCACTGGCACCGCCTGGGCCGCGCTGTTCTGCATGTGGGCCGGGGCGGTCGCTACCAGCATGCTGACCAGAGATCACGCCGAAAGCCTGCGGGTTTGA
- the fsa gene encoding fructose-6-phosphate aldolase, which translates to MKFFVDTAEIDAIAELNDLGMVDGVTTNPSLIKKSGRDIIEVTKEICNLVDGPVSAEVTATDAETMIAEGRKLVEIAENIAVKVPLTWDGLKACKTLSGDGHMVNVTLCFSANQALLAAKAGATFISPFIGRLDDINLDGMEVIEDIRTIYDNYGFETQILAASIRSVNHVLDSARIGADVITAPPAVIKSMVNHPLTDKGLDAFLADIKAAEIKIL; encoded by the coding sequence ATGAAATTCTTCGTAGATACCGCCGAGATCGACGCGATTGCCGAGCTGAACGATCTGGGCATGGTGGACGGTGTCACAACCAACCCGTCGCTGATCAAGAAATCCGGCCGCGACATCATCGAAGTGACCAAGGAAATCTGCAACCTGGTCGACGGCCCGGTATCGGCAGAAGTCACCGCAACCGATGCCGAGACGATGATCGCCGAAGGCCGCAAGCTGGTGGAGATCGCCGAAAACATCGCCGTCAAGGTGCCGCTGACCTGGGATGGCCTGAAAGCCTGCAAAACCCTGTCCGGCGACGGCCACATGGTGAACGTGACCCTGTGCTTCTCTGCCAATCAGGCGCTGCTGGCGGCCAAGGCGGGTGCCACCTTCATCTCCCCCTTCATCGGGCGTTTGGATGATATCAACCTGGACGGTATGGAAGTGATCGAAGACATCCGCACCATCTATGACAACTATGGCTTTGAGACCCAGATCCTGGCCGCCTCGATCCGTTCGGTGAACCACGTGCTGGACTCGGCCCGCATCGGCGCCGATGTGATCACCGCGCCGCCGGCGGTGATTAAGTCGATGGTGAACCACCCGCTGACCGACAAAGGCCTGGATGCGTTCCTTGCCGATATCAAGGCGGCGGAGATCAAGATCCTCTGA
- a CDS encoding primosomal protein N' has translation MSGQEFFQAGERVGVLTTQPLDRLLDYRAPEGGCFLGAYVEVPLGPRKVLGVVWGPGAGDFDSAKLRAVIRVLDVAPMRTEMRQFLGKAADYTLTPMPAMLRLATRAPGLSDPPSMRKILRRGEGMPDRMTEARTRVLEVLEEYGGLAFTPRELADMADVTPSVVKGLVKQGALRKEEAPRDTPYPLLDPELPGKQLTEDQASAAAALAEGVHSGRYGTTLLKGVTGSGKTEVYLEAVAAALRAGRQALVLLPEIALTAEFLTRVEARFGANPAEWHSGATMTERRRVWKMVGQGAAQLVIGARSALFLPFRDLGLIIVDEEHDTSYKQEDGVLYNARDMAVLRAAMCSAQVVLASATPSLESWANAEAGKYKRLDLTARFGAAVLPEMRSVDMRSEDLLPSTWISPTLKQAMKLRMERGEQSLLFLNRRGFAPVTICRACGAQVACDHCDARMVEHRFMKRLMCHQCGETKPVPEACPSCEVEGKMAPVGPGIERLAEEATALFPEARIAVLSSDLFGSARALKSRIEEIAKGEADIILGTQLVAKGHNFPMLTLVGVIDADLGLQGSDLRAAERTFQLMRQVAGRAGRAERPGEALMQTFQPEHPVIRAILSGDEESFWKAEAAERQAAGVPPYGRMAGIILSGPDLAAVFDLGNAMARNDGPLRQIGAQVFGPAPAPIARVRGRHRVRLLIKAAKGVPLQAAIARWTAPLRLKGDLRLSIDIDPQSFF, from the coding sequence ATGAGCGGGCAGGAGTTCTTTCAGGCAGGCGAACGGGTCGGGGTGCTGACCACGCAACCCCTTGACCGGCTTTTGGATTACCGCGCACCGGAGGGCGGCTGTTTCCTTGGCGCCTATGTCGAGGTGCCGCTGGGGCCGCGCAAGGTTCTGGGCGTGGTCTGGGGACCGGGTGCGGGCGATTTCGATTCGGCCAAGCTGCGTGCGGTGATCCGGGTTCTGGACGTGGCCCCGATGCGGACCGAGATGCGCCAGTTTTTGGGCAAGGCCGCCGACTACACGCTGACGCCCATGCCCGCCATGCTGCGGCTGGCGACCCGCGCGCCGGGGCTTTCCGATCCGCCCTCAATGCGCAAAATCCTGCGCCGGGGCGAGGGCATGCCCGACCGGATGACCGAGGCCCGAACAAGGGTGCTGGAGGTGCTGGAGGAGTATGGCGGCCTCGCCTTCACCCCGCGCGAGCTGGCGGATATGGCCGATGTGACGCCCTCGGTGGTGAAAGGGCTGGTAAAGCAGGGCGCCCTGCGCAAGGAGGAGGCGCCGCGTGACACGCCTTATCCGCTGCTGGACCCGGAGCTGCCCGGCAAACAGCTGACCGAGGATCAGGCAAGTGCCGCCGCCGCACTGGCCGAAGGCGTCCACAGCGGGCGCTACGGCACCACGCTGCTGAAGGGCGTCACCGGTTCCGGCAAGACCGAGGTATATTTGGAAGCGGTCGCCGCCGCCCTGCGCGCCGGGCGGCAGGCGCTGGTGCTGCTGCCGGAGATTGCGCTGACCGCGGAATTCCTGACCCGGGTGGAGGCGCGGTTCGGGGCCAATCCTGCCGAATGGCATTCCGGCGCCACCATGACCGAACGCCGCCGGGTGTGGAAAATGGTCGGGCAGGGGGCGGCGCAGCTGGTGATTGGGGCGCGTTCGGCCCTGTTTCTGCCGTTCCGTGATCTGGGCCTGATCATCGTTGATGAGGAGCACGACACCTCCTACAAGCAGGAAGACGGGGTGCTTTATAACGCCCGCGACATGGCGGTGCTGCGGGCGGCGATGTGCTCGGCGCAGGTGGTGCTGGCCTCCGCCACACCCAGCCTGGAAAGCTGGGCCAACGCTGAGGCGGGCAAATACAAACGCTTGGATCTGACCGCGCGCTTTGGCGCGGCGGTGCTGCCGGAGATGCGCAGCGTCGATATGCGGTCCGAGGATCTGCTGCCCTCGACCTGGATCTCGCCCACTCTGAAACAGGCGATGAAACTGCGGATGGAACGGGGCGAACAATCGCTGCTGTTCCTGAACCGCCGCGGCTTTGCGCCGGTTACCATCTGCCGCGCCTGCGGCGCCCAGGTGGCCTGCGATCATTGCGACGCGCGCATGGTGGAGCACCGTTTTATGAAACGGCTGATGTGCCACCAATGCGGCGAGACCAAACCGGTGCCGGAGGCCTGCCCGTCCTGCGAGGTGGAGGGCAAGATGGCCCCCGTCGGCCCTGGCATTGAACGGCTGGCGGAGGAAGCCACTGCCCTGTTCCCCGAGGCCCGGATTGCGGTTCTCAGCTCCGACCTCTTCGGCTCCGCCCGTGCCCTGAAGAGCCGGATCGAGGAAATTGCGAAAGGGGAGGCGGACATCATCCTCGGCACTCAGCTGGTGGCTAAGGGACACAACTTCCCAATGCTGACACTGGTGGGGGTGATCGACGCCGATCTGGGCCTGCAAGGCTCTGACCTGCGTGCAGCTGAACGCACCTTTCAGCTGATGCGCCAGGTGGCGGGCCGGGCCGGGCGGGCAGAGAGGCCCGGCGAAGCATTGATGCAGACCTTTCAGCCTGAACACCCGGTGATCCGGGCAATTCTGTCGGGGGACGAGGAGAGCTTCTGGAAGGCCGAGGCTGCTGAGCGCCAGGCCGCCGGCGTGCCGCCTTATGGGCGGATGGCGGGTATCATTCTGTCGGGGCCGGACCTGGCAGCAGTCTTTGACCTGGGCAATGCGATGGCCCGCAACGACGGTCCGTTGCGCCAGATCGGTGCCCAGGTATTCGGGCCGGCCCCAGCGCCCATCGCCCGCGTCCGCGGCCGCCACCGGGTACGGCTGCTGATCAAGGCGGCAAAGGGCGTGCCGTTGCAAGCGGCGATCGCCCGCTGGACCGCGCCCTTGCGTCTCAAAGGGGACTTGCGCCTGAGCATTGATATTGATCCTCAGAGTTTCTTTTGA